TTTAGAATCTAGCTCTCTACCAATCAAAATAGTAGGCATAATAATTCAACTCCATTTTCTCCTAtgtcaataaaaataattcaaccTGATGAAGTGCATAAGCACCTAATCACAATAAGTTCCTTCCAAATCAGGTCCATATCGTATCATGTGTCAATCTAATGCACAATTTTCCCACAAGATTTAAGACTCTCCAGGTCCACATAATGATACTTTGTTCTCAAGAAAAACTGTCTGAATTTCATTATGTCAATCTAATGTACGATTTTCATGGAGCAAACACGAGTCCAAGACCGTTAAAATGGACTGTTTGTCACAGAGATCAGGTTCGGGTCCAACACAAAAAGAATTTGGAACCAGAAAACGATATAGACTAGGTTCATATTCTCTCTGCATTTTCAGCAGGAAAAAGACCAGTGCTCATCAGACTCACTGTAAATTGTGCACCAATCTACTAAACTACTAAAAGCTTGGAGCATATAACGAAAGAAAACATCTTTATGGTTAGCCATCAATTTTATGAGACTATAACTATAGATTATTCCATCAATAGAAAACCAAATGATCAACCTAGAGCaacatttttttctctataataACCGTGGTGTCCAGGTCAGCTTCggcgcacctcgactaatttcaTGGTATACTTGTCACCTCTAAGTAGCAACAACTATCAGGTAACTTTGTCTAACAAGGTTAgaacaaatgaaaagaaatcaacaagtattTTGTCTTTGCTGAAATTTGAAGCTAGTCGGGACACAACTATGCCCTCCAACTTTGAATGTCCATAAtagacacttaaatttgtacaaaattaaacaaatagacACAAATGTCTTATGTGGCATAATTCATGTAAAACGTCACGTAGGacacaaaattgtcatgtaAGATGTCATGTAGGACAATGTatctatttgttcaagttttagACAGTTATAGTGCCTGAGTTAATAAAGTTAGAGGTTATAGTTACCAATTGAAGCCAAGTTAATCGCGCTTCGACCGTGTCTACGAATCATATTGATGTATTATGTCAAAAAAATCCTAATTTGGGAAGAAAAGTCCATGCTTTATCAAAAACACCCAGAGACTTTTAttcctttaaaaaaaaatctaaagcaGAACAAACAGAACTTTCGAATTGCACCAAATGTTTGTGCaacatttattttaataaaccAAAACTTGTCCAAATATAGTTACAAAGTCAAAAATGATTATTTGCAATACTTTTTGTGTAGATtctaaatatgtatattttattaccCAAATAAAACAGTGAAGTTCTGGAAAATGAAATTACCTTAGGTTCTCCATCAATGTAAATAGTGGATCCATCTCGATAAGTAATAATTGATCTTCCATTACGAGGATTGAATCGGATTGGAACGCCCCGACCCGTTTCCGGCTTGAATGCATAAACCGATTTGAACCCGTATTTGTCGAGAAAATCCCTAACATCGAGCTGATCCTGGTCCCACCCACCAAGGTATGCCTTGAATATGTCGATTGGACCCTTGCCACGTCGGTATAGGTGGACCTCCACCTCCGGGACCTTCGTCCTTACGGATCTAGTCCGGTTTGGCGGGTTTGGGTTCGGGTTAGGTTTAAGATTCGATAACAGTGGAGTCGCTTCGGCGGCGTCACTGCCGGCGAAAGCTTCTTTGATCTCCACCATTTTTGAAGACAGCCCCAAAAAGGCAAAAGGCAAAGGTAGGTcgttaaaaatataaaattttgagcttttttaaaattaaaatataataataataaaaaaaaatggggATTTGATGTCGTGTcgatttatttttctattttttgtcaGTATATTCTCTTTGGATAAAAAAAGTTATCAGTGTTATATATTTGATTAGTATATAATATTAGATTTGGGATTAAAAGTCTTCctatattttctatattttgttCAATTAAAAATTAG
This Solanum dulcamara chromosome 1, daSolDulc1.2, whole genome shotgun sequence DNA region includes the following protein-coding sequences:
- the LOC129889514 gene encoding uncharacterized protein LOC129889514 — translated: MVEIKEAFAGSDAAEATPLLSNLKPNPNPNPPNRTRSVRTKVPEVEVHLYRRGKGPIDIFKAYLGGWDQDQLDVRDFLDKYGFKSVYAFKPETGRGVPIRFNPRNGRSIITYRDGSTIYIDGEPKYSLIKPITRILVGVAVVTILIVLLVIRDPPEWAKKLNLSDGRVPPWLLACAFVAFTRMRKRTRDFLESHRK